In the Piscinibacter sp. XHJ-5 genome, one interval contains:
- the dnaB gene encoding replicative DNA helicase yields MSTVFEFPLPGERDDEVARLRVPPHSMEAEQSVLGGLLLDNSAWDRAGDLLVDSDFYSFQHRLIFGAIGHLINATKPADVITVFERLQSLGKGDECGGLTYLNALAQSVPSAANIRRYAEIVRERAILRKLVTASDEIATSAFNTQGRQVNEILDEAEGKIFRIGEEGSKSKQGFQSMDSLVVQLIDRVNELHENGAEDVTGVRTGFYDLDRMTAGLQPGDLIVLAARPSMGKTAFALNIGEHVAVTEGLPVVVFSMEMGAAQLALRMVGSLGRIDQSNLRTGRLRDDEWGRLSEAVEKLGKVSMFIDESPGLTPSEVRARARRQARQCGQLGLIIVDYLQLMSGSGGGGDENRATEIGEISRGLKSLAKELKCPVIALSQLNRSVETRTDKRPMMSDLRESGAIEQDADVIMFIYRDEYYTKEACKEPGVAEIIIGKQRNGPTGTCKLTFLKPLTKFDNLAPGHSGGDDY; encoded by the coding sequence ATGTCCACGGTCTTCGAATTTCCCCTGCCTGGCGAGCGTGACGACGAGGTTGCCAGGCTGCGCGTCCCGCCGCACTCCATGGAGGCCGAGCAGAGCGTGCTGGGTGGCTTGCTGCTCGACAACAGCGCATGGGACCGCGCCGGCGACCTGCTGGTGGACAGCGACTTCTACAGCTTCCAGCACCGCCTCATCTTCGGCGCCATCGGCCACCTGATCAACGCGACCAAGCCGGCCGACGTGATCACCGTGTTCGAGCGGCTGCAGAGCCTGGGCAAGGGCGATGAATGTGGCGGGTTGACCTACCTCAACGCGCTGGCGCAGAGCGTGCCCAGCGCGGCCAACATCCGCCGCTACGCCGAGATCGTTCGGGAGCGCGCCATCCTGCGCAAGCTGGTCACGGCCAGCGACGAGATCGCGACCAGCGCCTTCAACACCCAGGGGCGCCAGGTCAACGAGATCCTCGACGAGGCCGAAGGCAAGATCTTTCGCATCGGCGAGGAGGGCTCCAAGTCGAAGCAGGGCTTCCAGAGCATGGACTCGCTGGTGGTGCAGCTGATCGACCGCGTCAACGAGTTGCATGAGAACGGCGCGGAAGACGTGACCGGGGTGCGCACCGGCTTCTACGACCTCGACCGCATGACGGCCGGCTTGCAGCCCGGCGACCTGATCGTGCTGGCGGCGCGCCCGTCGATGGGCAAGACCGCGTTCGCACTGAACATCGGCGAGCACGTGGCGGTGACCGAGGGCCTGCCGGTGGTCGTGTTCTCCATGGAAATGGGCGCGGCTCAGCTCGCATTGCGGATGGTGGGCTCGCTGGGTCGCATCGACCAGTCCAACCTGCGCACCGGCCGCTTGCGCGACGACGAGTGGGGCCGCTTGTCCGAGGCAGTCGAAAAGCTCGGCAAGGTCAGCATGTTCATCGACGAGAGCCCCGGCCTCACGCCGAGCGAAGTCCGCGCGCGGGCCCGCCGGCAGGCGCGGCAATGCGGGCAGCTGGGCCTCATCATCGTCGACTACCTGCAGCTGATGAGCGGCAGCGGCGGCGGTGGGGACGAGAACCGCGCCACCGAGATCGGCGAGATCTCGCGCGGCCTGAAGTCGCTGGCCAAGGAGCTGAAGTGCCCGGTGATCGCGCTGTCGCAGCTCAACCGCAGCGTGGAGACGCGCACCGACAAGCGGCCCATGATGAGCGACCTGCGCGAGTCGGGCGCGATCGAGCAGGACGCCGACGTGATCATGTTCATCTACCGCGACGAGTACTACACCAAGGAAGCGTGCAAGGAGCCGGGCGTGGCCGAGATCATCATCGGCAAGCAGCGCAACGGGCCGACCGGGACCTGCAAGCTCACCTTCCTGAAGCCGCTGACCAAGTTCGACAATCTCGCGCCCGGCCACAGCGGCGGCGACGACTACTGA
- a CDS encoding DUF4397 domain-containing protein: MKLGLPLARIAAMLLMPLLLHACGGGGDDSGNAAVRLVNITQDYGALDFYADDTRQAAALAAGTASDYAALAEGSYSFRLRPAGGSTNTWSQTSSLSKDTSYTVVAYNTGTSLAAAWLTDSQSAPTSGYAALRVFNTSSDTGSVDVYVTASDTRLSDVSPTVSGLAGANLGGYGEIANGTYRVRVTGAGDKTDLRLDIPAIALADQQIATLVLRPAAGGVLVHGWLLNQKGTLSAYPNTTARLRVVASVSSNGIVSATTSDATLSVSLQSPSVGSYATTPAALPGLTVKVNGTAIDTSALGVAAGADATLLVYGDATAPQWKLLSDDNRPASTSTNTKLRLVHAVQGLDSTLGFNVDYVTVAESVAYGSASDPSSVTAGTAMRLEVTSPVRVTPLYQATSVSLTAQKVYTLFMLGDATTPVPLLRKDR, encoded by the coding sequence GTGAAGCTCGGACTCCCACTGGCCCGGATCGCGGCCATGCTCTTGATGCCGCTGCTGCTGCACGCCTGCGGCGGCGGCGGTGACGACAGCGGCAATGCCGCGGTCAGGCTGGTCAACATCACTCAGGACTACGGCGCGCTCGACTTCTACGCCGACGACACCCGTCAGGCGGCCGCCCTCGCGGCCGGCACGGCCAGCGACTACGCGGCGCTCGCGGAAGGCAGCTACAGCTTCCGGCTGCGCCCGGCGGGCGGCTCGACCAACACATGGTCGCAGACCAGCTCGCTCAGCAAGGACACGTCGTACACCGTGGTGGCCTACAACACCGGCACATCTCTGGCCGCGGCCTGGCTCACCGACAGCCAGTCGGCCCCGACGTCTGGCTACGCGGCGCTGCGCGTGTTCAACACATCGAGCGACACCGGCAGCGTCGACGTCTATGTGACCGCGTCCGACACCCGGCTGTCCGACGTGTCGCCGACCGTCAGCGGTCTGGCCGGTGCCAACCTCGGCGGCTATGGCGAGATCGCGAATGGCACCTATCGGGTTCGCGTCACCGGTGCCGGCGACAAGACCGACCTGCGCCTGGACATTCCCGCCATCGCTCTGGCCGATCAGCAGATCGCCACGCTCGTTCTTCGTCCCGCAGCCGGTGGCGTGCTGGTGCACGGCTGGCTGCTCAACCAGAAGGGGACACTGAGCGCCTATCCGAACACCACCGCGCGCCTGCGTGTCGTCGCCTCCGTCAGCAGCAACGGCATCGTCTCGGCGACGACGAGCGATGCGACGTTGTCGGTGTCGCTGCAGTCGCCGTCGGTAGGTTCCTACGCCACCACCCCGGCAGCGCTGCCGGGGCTGACGGTCAAGGTCAACGGCACCGCGATCGACACGTCCGCGCTGGGCGTGGCGGCAGGCGCCGACGCGACGCTGCTGGTCTACGGCGATGCGACAGCGCCGCAATGGAAGCTGCTGAGCGACGACAACCGACCTGCGTCGACGAGCACCAACACGAAGCTGCGCCTGGTGCACGCTGTGCAGGGCCTGGACAGCACGCTGGGCTTCAACGTGGACTACGTGACGGTCGCCGAAAGCGTTGCCTATGGCAGTGCCTCCGACCCGAGCAGCGTGACGGCCGGCACGGCAATGCGCCTGGAGGTGACTTCGCCGGTGCGCGTGACGCCGCTGTACCAGGCGACCAGCGTCAGCCTGACCGCGCAGAAGGTGTACACCTTGTTCATGCTGGGGGACGCGACGACGCCCGTGCCTCTGCTTCGCAAGGACCGCTGA
- the rplI gene encoding 50S ribosomal protein L9, translated as MQVILLEKVANLGNLGDVVKVKDGYARNFLIPTRAARRATEAAIKEFEQKRADLEKAAADKLAAAQALGEKMNGRTVHITQKAGVDGRLFGSVTNFDIAEALTRIDFKVQKAQVRLPNGPLKTVGEHTVTVSPHTDVAVEVKVVVVGETD; from the coding sequence ATGCAAGTGATCCTGCTCGAAAAGGTGGCCAACCTGGGCAACCTCGGCGATGTGGTCAAGGTGAAGGACGGCTACGCCCGCAACTTCCTCATTCCGACCCGGGCCGCGCGCCGCGCGACCGAGGCCGCGATCAAGGAGTTCGAACAGAAGCGCGCCGACCTCGAGAAGGCCGCCGCCGACAAGCTCGCCGCCGCGCAGGCGCTGGGCGAGAAGATGAACGGCCGCACCGTGCACATCACGCAGAAGGCGGGTGTGGACGGACGCCTGTTCGGCTCGGTGACCAACTTCGACATCGCCGAAGCGCTGACCCGCATCGACTTCAAGGTGCAGAAGGCGCAAGTGCGCCTGCCCAACGGTCCGCTGAAGACCGTCGGCGAGCACACCGTGACGGTGTCGCCGCACACGGACGTGGCGGTCGAGGTGAAGGTGGTCGTGGTCGGCGAGACCGACTGA
- the priB gene encoding primosomal replication protein N, giving the protein MNRLVLTAQLAERGAVRYTPAGLPALDLSLKHESEVTQDGQPRRVSVEIKARAIGAITQRLAGLEIGSSHGFAGFLGSQRNGRGVVFHVTELD; this is encoded by the coding sequence ATGAACCGCCTGGTTCTGACGGCGCAGCTGGCGGAGCGGGGCGCCGTGAGATACACCCCCGCCGGACTGCCGGCCCTCGATTTGAGCCTGAAGCACGAATCGGAGGTCACCCAGGACGGCCAGCCTCGCAGGGTCTCGGTGGAGATCAAGGCGCGGGCCATCGGGGCGATCACACAGCGCCTTGCGGGACTCGAGATCGGCAGCAGCCACGGCTTTGCCGGCTTCCTCGGTTCCCAGCGAAACGGACGCGGCGTCGTGTTTCACGTGACCGAGCTCGACTGA
- a CDS encoding cation diffusion facilitator family transporter: MSAQADSVRSILFALGANFAIAVAKTLGAIFTGSSSMLAEAIHSYADCGNQALLLWGLKEAKGAPTPDHPLGFGKAIYFWSFIVALMLFSMGGLFSIYEGVHKLHDSEPVKYAWVAVGILAFGVAAEGLSLWGCLREVNKDRGAQSLWQWFRHSRQSELLVVLGEDLAALGGLVLALGFILLSMVTGNPMWDAVGSIAIGVLLVIVAILVGVEVKALLVGQSAEPRMLSEMRTHLESQPEVAKLYNLLTQQLGSEVMVAVKACMKRQPSDAALIEAVNRVERGLKERFPQVRWIFFEPDLHD; this comes from the coding sequence ATGTCTGCCCAAGCCGATTCCGTCAGGTCCATCCTCTTCGCGCTCGGCGCCAACTTCGCGATTGCGGTCGCAAAGACGCTGGGGGCGATCTTCACCGGGTCGTCGTCCATGCTGGCCGAGGCGATTCACTCGTACGCCGACTGCGGCAACCAAGCCCTGCTGCTGTGGGGCCTGAAGGAAGCCAAGGGGGCGCCGACGCCGGACCACCCGCTGGGCTTCGGCAAGGCGATCTATTTCTGGAGCTTCATCGTGGCGCTCATGCTCTTCAGCATGGGCGGCTTGTTCTCGATCTATGAGGGCGTGCACAAGCTTCACGACAGCGAGCCCGTGAAATACGCCTGGGTGGCGGTGGGCATCCTGGCGTTCGGCGTCGCGGCCGAAGGCCTGTCGCTGTGGGGTTGCCTGCGCGAGGTGAACAAGGATCGCGGCGCGCAGAGCCTGTGGCAGTGGTTCCGCCATTCGCGCCAGAGCGAGCTGCTGGTCGTCCTGGGCGAAGACCTCGCCGCGCTCGGTGGCCTGGTGCTGGCGCTGGGCTTCATCCTGCTGTCGATGGTGACCGGCAATCCGATGTGGGACGCAGTGGGCTCCATCGCGATCGGCGTGCTGCTGGTGATCGTGGCCATCCTCGTCGGCGTGGAAGTGAAGGCACTGCTCGTGGGCCAGAGCGCCGAGCCGCGCATGCTGAGCGAGATGCGCACGCATCTGGAGTCGCAGCCCGAGGTGGCCAAGCTCTACAACCTCCTGACCCAGCAGCTGGGCAGCGAAGTGATGGTCGCCGTCAAGGCTTGCATGAAGCGCCAGCCGTCGGACGCGGCGCTGATCGAAGCCGTCAATCGCGTCGAGCGGGGATTGAAGGAGAGGTTTCCGCAGGTGCGGTGGATCTTCTTCGAGCCGGACTTGCACGATTGA
- a CDS encoding mechanosensitive ion channel domain-containing protein translates to MSGLPLGPWGHIAWVTLVIVIVAQVAQRMLRPIVLRVAGFSPVLSGIVRRCDRPVQLLLPLAALQLALQGMPGDLEGLGTAQHLIGVLTIAAATWMAIAALRGVADGVIALHPANVADNLSARRVQTQTRVLARIGSGLVLLAGLSFILMTFPRARQLGASLLASAGVAGLIVGIAARSVFSNLLAGLQIALAQPIRIDDVLIVEGEWGRVEEIRATYVVLKIWDERRLIVPLGWFIEHPFQNWTRRSADILGTVFLWTDYTLPVEPIRREAKRLCEASPNWDGRVCVVQVTDASERAMQLRILVSSAASGPNFDLRCELREGLIDFVQREYPLALPALRARLDRQAPAAAESIAQ, encoded by the coding sequence ATGAGCGGACTGCCTCTCGGGCCCTGGGGACACATCGCCTGGGTGACCCTGGTGATCGTCATCGTGGCGCAGGTGGCCCAGCGAATGCTTCGACCCATCGTGTTGCGCGTGGCGGGCTTCTCGCCGGTGCTGAGCGGCATCGTGCGCCGCTGCGACCGCCCGGTCCAGCTGCTGCTGCCACTGGCCGCCCTGCAGCTGGCGCTGCAGGGTATGCCCGGCGACCTGGAAGGGCTTGGCACGGCGCAGCACCTGATCGGCGTGCTGACGATCGCTGCAGCCACCTGGATGGCCATTGCGGCGCTGCGCGGCGTCGCTGACGGCGTCATTGCATTGCATCCGGCGAACGTGGCCGACAACCTCTCCGCGCGTCGCGTGCAGACGCAGACCCGCGTGCTGGCGCGCATCGGCAGCGGCCTCGTGCTCCTTGCCGGGCTCTCGTTCATCCTGATGACCTTTCCACGGGCACGCCAGCTCGGCGCCAGCCTGCTCGCCTCGGCGGGGGTCGCCGGCTTGATCGTCGGCATCGCCGCGCGATCCGTCTTCAGCAACCTGCTGGCCGGCCTGCAGATCGCGCTGGCGCAGCCGATCCGCATCGACGACGTGCTGATTGTCGAGGGCGAATGGGGCCGCGTGGAGGAGATCAGGGCCACCTACGTCGTGCTCAAGATCTGGGACGAGCGCCGCCTGATCGTGCCGCTCGGCTGGTTCATCGAGCACCCGTTCCAGAACTGGACGCGCCGCAGCGCCGACATCCTGGGCACGGTGTTCCTGTGGACCGACTACACGCTGCCGGTGGAGCCGATCCGGCGCGAGGCGAAGCGCTTGTGCGAGGCTTCGCCCAACTGGGACGGCCGCGTCTGCGTGGTGCAGGTCACCGATGCCAGCGAGCGAGCGATGCAGTTGCGCATCCTCGTCAGCTCGGCCGCTTCGGGTCCGAATTTCGACCTGCGCTGCGAGCTCCGCGAAGGCCTGATCGATTTCGTGCAGCGTGAATATCCGCTGGCACTGCCGGCGCTGCGGGCCCGACTGGATCGGCAGGCGCCGGCGGCAGCCGAGTCGATCGCTCAGTAG
- a CDS encoding PA0069 family radical SAM protein has protein sequence MRHARTIKLVPEGPGPLPAPVKGRGTSWAIEHRFSQQTSESFDDGWGTLDQSVEEEHLPPATQIIEEKVKSILSSNDSPDVHFDLSVNPYRGCEHGCVYCFARPTHSYLNMSPGLDFETRIIAKVNAAERLREAFASRSYQPLMLNLGSATDAYQPIERKLGITRSVIEVLAECRHPFSLVTKSSGIERDLDLVAPMAADGLVAVYLSITSLDPGLARILEPRAAAPHRRLRTVEALARAGVPVGVSVSPVIPFINEPELERILEAARAAGATSAFSIVLRLPWEVNPIFQQWLQAHFPERAGRVMARIREMRGGKDYDSRFGARMKGEGVWAQLLHQRFTKAAARLGFNRTRVELDLTQFRPPGRAGASPQGELF, from the coding sequence ATGCGGCACGCACGAACCATCAAGCTCGTTCCCGAAGGCCCCGGCCCTTTGCCCGCCCCGGTGAAGGGCCGCGGCACCTCGTGGGCGATCGAGCATCGCTTTTCGCAGCAGACCAGCGAATCTTTCGACGACGGTTGGGGCACGCTGGACCAGTCGGTGGAAGAGGAGCACCTCCCACCGGCCACGCAGATCATCGAGGAGAAGGTCAAGTCCATCCTGTCGAGCAACGACTCGCCGGACGTGCACTTCGACCTCTCGGTGAACCCGTACCGCGGCTGCGAGCACGGCTGCGTCTACTGCTTCGCGCGCCCGACGCACAGCTACCTCAACATGTCGCCCGGCCTTGACTTCGAGACCCGGATCATCGCCAAGGTCAATGCCGCCGAGAGGCTGCGCGAGGCCTTCGCGAGCCGCAGCTACCAGCCGCTGATGCTGAATCTCGGTTCGGCCACCGATGCCTACCAGCCCATCGAGCGCAAGCTGGGCATCACGCGTTCGGTGATCGAGGTGCTGGCCGAGTGCCGCCATCCGTTCTCGCTGGTGACCAAGTCGTCCGGCATCGAACGCGACCTGGACCTCGTCGCCCCGATGGCCGCCGACGGCCTGGTGGCGGTGTACCTGTCCATCACCTCGCTCGACCCGGGCCTGGCCCGCATCCTGGAGCCTCGCGCGGCGGCGCCGCACCGTCGCTTGCGCACCGTCGAAGCGCTCGCCAGGGCGGGCGTGCCGGTGGGTGTCAGCGTCTCGCCGGTGATCCCGTTCATCAACGAGCCCGAGCTCGAACGCATCCTCGAAGCGGCGAGGGCAGCGGGCGCCACGTCGGCCTTTTCCATCGTGCTGCGGCTGCCGTGGGAAGTGAACCCGATCTTCCAGCAGTGGTTGCAGGCGCACTTTCCCGAGCGTGCCGGGCGCGTGATGGCGCGCATCCGCGAGATGCGCGGCGGCAAGGACTACGACTCGCGCTTCGGCGCTCGCATGAAAGGCGAGGGCGTCTGGGCGCAGCTGCTGCACCAGCGCTTCACCAAGGCGGCGGCGCGGCTCGGGTTCAATCGCACTCGGGTGGAGCTCGATCTGACGCAGTTTCGACCGCCGGGACGGGCGGGTGCATCACCGCAAGGCGAGTTGTTCTGA
- a CDS encoding tripartite tricarboxylate transporter substrate binding protein translates to MPSTIRRRTLLAATPALLMPPLAHSQASWPSKPIRFVVPFAPGGSSEIVARATAAELTKSLGQSVFVDNKPGGSGNIAMSEVARADDQHTLILGHIGTLAVNPYIYEKLPYDPNKDFKPISLLAKVPSLYVVHPDVAAKNLKEFVALAKAKPGRLNYGSAGNGSAGHLAFEYLKMATNTFVVHVPYRGTGPQLTDLLAGRLDAASVGAPAILQFIKAGKLRCIATGTRERIAQLPDVPTVAEQGYPDFEMTQWYGLLAPASLAQPAAEKLAAAAQRAMKEKEALDRLANDAAIPVGGTPRDFAAFIAQEQQRWKAVIARAKIKPE, encoded by the coding sequence ATGCCTTCCACGATTCGCCGCCGCACCTTGCTCGCAGCCACTCCAGCCCTGCTCATGCCTCCGCTTGCGCATTCGCAGGCCTCCTGGCCCAGCAAGCCCATCCGCTTCGTCGTGCCCTTTGCGCCCGGCGGCAGCTCCGAAATCGTCGCGCGCGCGACCGCAGCGGAGCTGACGAAGTCGCTCGGCCAGAGCGTGTTCGTCGACAACAAGCCGGGCGGCTCGGGCAACATCGCGATGAGCGAGGTCGCCCGCGCCGACGACCAGCACACGCTGATCCTCGGCCACATCGGCACGCTGGCGGTGAATCCGTACATCTACGAGAAGCTGCCGTACGACCCGAACAAGGATTTCAAGCCGATCTCGCTGCTGGCCAAGGTGCCCAGCCTCTACGTGGTGCATCCCGACGTGGCGGCGAAGAACCTCAAGGAGTTCGTCGCGCTCGCCAAGGCCAAGCCGGGCCGCCTCAACTATGGGTCGGCCGGCAACGGAAGCGCCGGCCATCTGGCGTTCGAATACCTGAAGATGGCGACCAACACCTTCGTCGTGCACGTGCCGTATCGGGGCACCGGCCCACAGCTGACCGACCTGCTCGCGGGACGCCTCGATGCGGCCTCGGTGGGTGCGCCGGCGATCCTGCAGTTCATCAAGGCCGGCAAGCTGCGCTGCATCGCCACCGGCACGCGTGAGCGCATCGCGCAGCTTCCCGACGTGCCGACCGTGGCCGAGCAGGGCTATCCCGACTTCGAGATGACGCAGTGGTACGGCCTGCTGGCCCCGGCCTCGCTCGCACAGCCGGCGGCCGAAAAGCTCGCGGCCGCCGCGCAACGGGCCATGAAGGAGAAGGAGGCGCTCGATCGGCTTGCCAACGACGCGGCCATCCCGGTCGGAGGCACGCCCCGGGACTTTGCTGCCTTCATCGCTCAGGAGCAGCAGCGCTGGAAGGCCGTCATCGCCCGGGCGAAGATCAAGCCGGAGTGA
- a CDS encoding cation acetate symporter, translating into MPRADDPTPRALRTAFRRRLDRIYLWYTIGFVAFTLGLALFEQMGMPKRWIGITFLLATVALYACIGIISRTTEAAEYYVAGRRVPAIYNGMATAADWMSAASFIGLAGSLYLQGYSGLAFIMGWTGGYCLVALLIAPYLRRFGQYTIPDFLGERYASRLARFIALAAAILCSFLYVVAQIYGVGLITTRLTGVDFVVGIFLGLGGILVCSFLGGMRAVTWTQVAQYIIIVIAYLIPVIWLSVKQTGVPVPQLVYGAQLQQVTERERRLIDDPKEIEVIEAFRARAEAYRARLENVPRALSQERRIAQERAADLKAADAPLAEIQQAEKALATMPKNEDEARQQWSRALAANEARARPLAGMAPHGRPFDGDPGGSAAEQRAFDESRRNFFALVFCLMIGTAALPHILVRSYTTPTVKEARESVAWSLFFIFLLYFTAPALAVLVKFEVFNVLVGTPFDRLPAWISNWSKVDPSLLSVIDINRDGVLQLGEMKIGGDIVVLAMPEIGGMPYVISGMVAAGGVAAALSTADGLLLTIANALSHDLYYKLINAEASAAQRVTISKVMLLVVALAAAAVAASKPVDILFIVSAAFSVAGSAFFPALVLGVFWSRANRQGAVAGMVAGLAVTVYYLVRNDAWLRSVFRIHAPVDLWFGIQPISAGVFGVPLGLAVMVLVSLATPAPAAESVEMARELRYPRR; encoded by the coding sequence ATGCCGAGAGCCGACGACCCGACCCCCCGCGCGCTGCGCACTGCCTTCCGGCGCCGCCTGGACCGCATCTACCTCTGGTACACGATCGGCTTCGTTGCCTTCACGCTGGGCCTGGCTCTGTTCGAGCAGATGGGCATGCCCAAGCGCTGGATCGGCATCACCTTCCTGCTCGCCACGGTCGCGCTGTATGCCTGCATCGGCATCATCAGCCGCACCACCGAGGCGGCCGAGTACTACGTCGCCGGCCGCCGCGTGCCGGCCATCTACAACGGCATGGCCACTGCCGCCGACTGGATGTCGGCCGCTTCGTTCATCGGCCTGGCCGGCTCGCTCTACCTGCAGGGCTACAGCGGATTGGCCTTCATCATGGGCTGGACCGGCGGCTACTGCCTGGTCGCTTTGCTGATCGCGCCGTATCTACGTCGCTTCGGGCAGTACACCATTCCCGACTTCCTCGGCGAGCGCTATGCGAGCCGCCTGGCGCGCTTCATCGCGCTGGCGGCGGCGATCCTGTGCTCGTTCCTTTACGTCGTCGCGCAGATCTACGGCGTGGGCCTAATCACGACGCGGCTCACCGGCGTCGATTTCGTCGTCGGCATCTTCCTCGGGCTGGGCGGCATCCTCGTGTGCTCCTTCCTGGGCGGCATGCGCGCAGTCACGTGGACGCAGGTGGCGCAGTACATCATCATCGTCATCGCCTACCTGATCCCCGTGATCTGGCTGTCGGTCAAGCAGACCGGCGTGCCGGTGCCGCAGCTCGTCTACGGCGCGCAGCTTCAGCAGGTCACGGAGCGCGAACGCCGGCTCATCGACGACCCGAAGGAGATCGAGGTCATCGAAGCATTTCGCGCACGCGCCGAGGCGTATCGCGCCCGGCTGGAGAACGTGCCGCGGGCGCTGAGCCAGGAGCGGCGCATCGCTCAGGAGCGCGCCGCCGACCTGAAGGCTGCAGACGCGCCGCTCGCGGAGATCCAGCAGGCCGAGAAGGCGCTCGCGACGATGCCGAAGAACGAGGACGAGGCGCGCCAGCAATGGAGCCGTGCGCTCGCCGCGAACGAGGCGCGCGCCAGGCCGCTGGCCGGCATGGCGCCGCACGGCAGGCCGTTCGATGGCGACCCCGGCGGCAGCGCGGCCGAGCAGAGGGCCTTCGACGAGTCGCGGCGCAACTTCTTCGCGCTGGTCTTCTGCCTGATGATCGGCACGGCGGCACTGCCGCACATCCTCGTGCGCAGCTACACCACGCCCACCGTCAAGGAGGCGCGCGAGTCGGTGGCCTGGTCGCTGTTCTTCATCTTTCTGCTGTACTTCACCGCACCCGCGCTGGCCGTGCTGGTGAAGTTCGAGGTGTTCAACGTGCTGGTCGGCACGCCGTTCGATCGGCTGCCCGCGTGGATCTCGAACTGGTCCAAGGTCGATCCCTCGCTGCTGTCCGTCATCGACATCAACCGCGACGGCGTGCTGCAGCTCGGCGAGATGAAGATCGGCGGAGACATCGTCGTGCTGGCCATGCCCGAGATCGGCGGCATGCCGTATGTCATCTCCGGCATGGTGGCCGCCGGCGGCGTGGCGGCCGCGCTGTCGACCGCGGACGGACTGCTGCTCACGATCGCCAACGCGCTGTCGCACGACCTCTACTACAAGCTCATCAACGCCGAGGCGTCGGCGGCGCAGCGCGTGACCATCTCCAAGGTGATGCTGCTGGTCGTTGCGCTGGCCGCGGCCGCGGTGGCGGCCTCGAAGCCGGTCGACATCCTGTTCATCGTGTCGGCGGCGTTCTCGGTCGCCGGATCCGCCTTCTTTCCGGCCCTGGTGCTGGGTGTGTTCTGGTCACGCGCCAACCGGCAGGGCGCGGTGGCCGGCATGGTGGCGGGCCTGGCCGTCACGGTCTACTACCTGGTGCGCAACGACGCCTGGCTGCGCAGCGTGTTCCGGATCCATGCACCGGTGGACCTGTGGTTCGGCATCCAGCCCATTTCGGCGGGCGTTTTCGGCGTGCCGCTGGGGCTGGCGGTGATGGTGCTGGTCAGCCTTGCCACACCGGCGCCGGCAGCGGAGTCGGTGGAAATGGCGCGGGAGCTGCGCTACCCGCGCCGGTAG
- the rpsF gene encoding 30S ribosomal protein S6 — translation MRHYEIVLLIHPDQSEQVPAMLERYKGIVTAGGGKVHRVEDWGRRQMAYLIQKLAKAHYLCINIECGKEVLEELETGFRFNDAVLRHLTVVKSKAETTPSVMMKMVEKEEARKAPQQQEAAA, via the coding sequence ATGCGTCACTATGAAATCGTGCTGCTGATCCATCCGGATCAAAGCGAACAGGTTCCGGCCATGCTGGAGCGCTACAAGGGCATCGTCACCGCCGGCGGCGGCAAGGTGCACCGGGTGGAGGACTGGGGTCGGCGCCAGATGGCCTACCTGATCCAGAAGCTCGCCAAGGCGCACTACCTGTGCATCAACATCGAATGCGGCAAGGAAGTCCTCGAGGAGCTCGAGACCGGCTTCCGCTTCAACGACGCCGTGCTGCGCCACCTGACGGTGGTCAAGAGCAAGGCCGAGACGACACCTTCGGTCATGATGAAGATGGTCGAGAAGGAAGAGGCTCGCAAGGCTCCGCAGCAGCAGGAGGCCGCGGCCTGA
- the rpsR gene encoding 30S ribosomal protein S18 has translation MPPPRGKGKFSKDRKPKRNQQSLLFRRKRFCRFTVTGVTEIDYKDVDTLRDFISENGKITPARLTGTRAFFQRQLTTAIKRARFLAMLPYTDQHKV, from the coding sequence ATGCCCCCGCCACGTGGTAAAGGTAAGTTTTCCAAGGACCGCAAGCCCAAGCGCAACCAGCAGTCGCTGCTGTTCCGCCGCAAGCGCTTCTGCCGCTTCACGGTCACCGGCGTGACCGAGATCGACTACAAGGACGTCGACACCCTGCGCGACTTCATCAGCGAGAACGGCAAGATCACGCCGGCCCGCCTGACCGGCACGCGCGCGTTCTTCCAGCGTCAGCTCACGACTGCCATCAAGCGCGCGCGCTTCCTGGCCATGCTGCCGTACACCGACCAGCACAAGGTCTGA